A window of the Zeugodacus cucurbitae isolate PBARC_wt_2022May chromosome 4, idZeuCucr1.2, whole genome shotgun sequence genome harbors these coding sequences:
- the LOC105221161 gene encoding GTPase-activating protein, which produces MHLKKKYEERDDHSMEHTSISYGSNMADNTREVRIEEQLKVKIGEAKNLSSRNAANTSCSTQGVRDVYCTIALDQEEICRTPTIERTLAPFFGEEYQFKIPRRFRYLSIYVWDRDRHMKQDKPIGKIAIKREELHMYNHKDNWFALRPVDSDSEVQGMAHIEVQYEEVQPPVHEQRINLIRPSEYDRSDIIEDISHHHQHQAHLNDYKENSELSNIQRGSLKSRGLFGTHNEHSTNWKNVMAMRHARVAVRCLECVDLAKKNGTCDPYVIFTATYTNKRQVTRRTKVREKTVNPEYDETVYFDLCIDADNSTTKSISSHHDASTTNSNKGYTIYPLGGADLCEISVALWHNSAGMADKVFLGEVKIPISSKQQQIVAQQSAWYFLQPRSASTTNRSLSSTPRSCATPPGTRLSCDSTIGTLRLKLLYTADHVFPLATYDDLMNLLLESVDQRPITVSAVSILGELVSCKTDMAQPLVRLFTHTGRIASIIKALADYEISNLTDPTTIFRGNTLVSKMMDEAMRLSGLPYLHQTLRPVLAQILAEKKPCEIDPSKVKDRSAVDTNLNHLQVYVERVFDAITKSAERCPKVLCQIFHDLRECAGRHFPRNHEVRYSVVSGFIFLRFFAPAILGPKLFDLTSEPLDHQTNRTLTLISKTIQSLGNLVSSRSSQQPNKEEYTGQLYKRFYTEKHVTAVKHFLEVISTPGEDCGLQGDSANILLPVVCPADGTLEPVLLKEGMMTKYPQGRKRFGRRRFKQRYFRLTTKTLSYAKSKGKQPICDIPLSEIERVEQLNEKSFKMQNCFKIIRKERSLIIQATNCVEEREWIDLLHKICLTNSIRLQYFHPSAFVNGIYSCCSRSDENAPGCRTVSAEAINYFQMDLVTSLDPALDLQRIHTLIMSHMTQLVAPLDPIAFHHLQQGHNPLGPTALALQQTPAAYAEFQNTIEQLRKVAYAIDRDHRNYKAGIARELKYGSRQAPIGDDNYLHMMHAAGHFNLQQHQQQQQQQQHQQQQQHQHQQHQQQVILHTQQQQQQQQPQVLPQMQHVRAYPYQLK; this is translated from the exons GAGAAGCCAAGAACCTGAGCAGTCGCAATGCGGCCAACACCAGTTGCAGCACACAAGGCGTACGTGATGTATACTGCACAATCGCACTGGATCAGGAGGAAATCTGTCGCACACCTACCATCGAACGCACATTGGCGCCGTTTTTTGGCGAGGAGTATCAATTCAAAATACCACGACGCTTCCGTTATCTCTCCATATACGTGTGGGATCGTGATCGACATATGAAACAAGACAAACCAATTGGGAAGATAGCGATCAAACGCGAAGAACTGCATATGTACAATCACAAGGATAATTGGTTTGCATTGCGGCCGGTCGATTCGGATTCCGAGGTGCAGGGTATGGCGCACATTGAGGTGCAATATGAGGAGGTGCAACCGCCCGTACATGAGCAACGTATCAATTTAATACGACCCAGCGAATATGATCGCAGTGACATCATCGAAGATATTAGCCATCATCATCAGCATCAAGCGCATCTGAACGATTACAAAGAGAATAGTGAACTGAGTAATATACAGCGTGGTTCCTTGAAATCACGCGGCCTCTTTGGCACACATAACGAACACAGTACGAATTGGAAAAATGTGATGGCCATGCGGCATGCACGTGTTGCGGTCCGTTGTTTGGAATGTGTTGATTTGGCTAAAAAGAATGGTACTTGTGATCCGTATGTTATATTTACAGCGACTTATACGAACAAACGACAAGTGACGAGACGCACAAAAGTGCGTGAGAAGACCGTTAATCCGGAATACGATGAGACGGTGTACTTTGATCTCTGTATTGATGCTGATAATTCGACAACAAAGTCGATTTCCTCACATCATGATGCCAGTACAACGAACTCCAATAAGGGTTATACTATTTATCCGCTAGGCGGTGCTGATCTCTGTGAGATTTCCGTTGCTTTGTGGCACAATTCGGCGGGCATGGCGGATAAAGTGTTCCTCGGTGAAGTGAAAATACCCATTTcaagtaagcaacaacaaatcgtCGCCCAACAATCCGCCTGGTATTTTTTACAACCACGCTCAGCCAGTACAACGAATCGTTCGTTGTCGTCCACACCGCGTTCATGCGCTACCCCACCTGGTACACGACTCAGTTGCGACAGCACGATCGGTACGTTACGCCTGAAATTACTTTACACCGCCGATCATGTCTTCCCGCTGGCGACCTATGATGACCTAATGAACCTGCTATTAGAGTCGGTCGATCAACGACCTATCACAGTGTCCGCCGTCTCTATACTAGGTGAACTAGTGTCGTGTAAGACGGATATGGCGCAACCATTGGTGCGACTCTTCACACACACCGGACGCATTGCATCGATTATCAAAGCTTTGGCCGACTATGAAATTTCAAATCTCACAGACCCTACGACTATTTTTCGCGGCAATACGCTTGTTTCCAAGATGATGGACGAGGCTATGCGACTGTCTGGTCTGCCTTATCTACATCAGACGCTACGTCCGGTGCTCGCGCAAATACTGGCGGAAAAGAAACCCTGCGAAATCGATCCATCCAAAGTAAAGGATCGTTCAGCAGTCGATACAAATTTGAATCACCTGCAAGTTTATGTTGAACGTGTATTCGATGCAATTACGAAGAGTGCGGAACGCTGTCCGAAGGTGCTCTGTCAGATATTTCACGACCTACGCGAATGTGCTGGCCGACATTTCCCACGTAATCATGAAGTGCGATACTCAGTGGTATCGGGTTTCATATTTTTACGTTTCTTCGCACCAGCCATACTAGGTCCAAAGTTGTTCGACTTGACGTCAGAACCACTA GATCATCAAACGAATCGCACGTTAACGCTAATTTCGAAAACGATACAATCTCTGGGGAATTTGGTGAGTTCACGTTCATCACAACAGCCAAACAAAGAAGAGTACACCGGTCAGCTGTATAAGCGGTTCTACACGGAGAAACATGTGACGGCAGTTAAACACTTTTTGGAGGTGATTTCAACGCCCGGTGAGGATTGTGGACTGCAAGGAGATTCAGCCAATATATTGTTGCCAGTTGTGTGCCCTGCAGATGGTACACTCGAACCAGTATTACTTAAAGAGGG GATGATGACGAAATATCCACAGGGCCGTAAACGATTCGGCCGTCGGCGTTTCAAGCAGCGTTACTTTCGTCTAACCACAAAAACCCTCAGCTATGCCAAATCAAAGGGCAAACAACCCATCTGTGATATACCATTGTCGGAGATTGAGCGCGTCGAGCAGCTGAATGAGAAGAGTTTTAAAATGCAAAACTGTTTTAAG ATCATACGTAAGGAGCGTTCGCTTATTATACAGGCAACCAATTGTGTGGAGGAGCGCGAATGGATCGATTTGTTGCACAAGATCTGCCTTACCAATTCCATCCGCCTGCAGTATTTCCATCCGTCCGCCTTTGTGAACGGCATATACAGTTGTTGTTCGCGTTCGGACGAGAACGCACCCGGCTGTCGCACTGTCTCCGCCGAAGCGATCAATTACTTTCAAATGGATCTTGTCACCTCACTCGATCCTGCGCTCGATCTGCAACGCATACATACGTTGATTATGTCTCATATGACCCAACTGGTGGCACCGCTGGATCCGATTGCCTTCCATCATTTGCAGCAGGGTCACAATCCACTTGGTCCCACCGCATTGGCGTTGCAACAAACGCCAGCCGCTTATGCGGAATTTCAAAATACAATCGAACAACTGCGCAAAGTGGCATATGCCATTGATCGCGATCACCGCAACTACAAAGCGGGCATAGCGCGTGAGCTGAAGTATGGCAGTCGACAGGCACCGATTGGTGATGACAACTATTTGCATATGATGCATGCGGCCGGTCACTTCAATCTGCAgcaacaccagcagcagcagcagcagcaacaacatcaacagcagcaacaacaccaacaccagcagcaccaacaacaagtgATATtgcatacacaacaacaacagcagcagcagcaaccgcAAGTTTTGCCACAAATGCAACACGTGCGCGCATATCCATATCAGCTGAAATAG